A window of Pan paniscus chromosome 16, NHGRI_mPanPan1-v2.0_pri, whole genome shotgun sequence genomic DNA:
ACCAACCTAAGAGAAGAACAGGTAATAGGGAGAAATAAACATACGGTGGTTTCAGTGGTTTTGGTCATGTGTCCACAGGAGAAACTAACCATTCAGTTGTCTTAATTTTAGTTCATTCCACCCTGTGAGGAGTTTGTTTCCATCAGTTGTTGACTTTCCAAAATGTTGCATTAAGTAATAGTTGTCACTCTGTTGGTCTCATGGTCAATATCAATCACGCTTTCATGATCTCTACTAATTATTAGTAGAGTCCTGTACTATGTCTATAACTACTAAGTTTAAAGAAAAGCACATAGTcacttcatctctttttttcttagcctaTGCTCACTCCCCAACCCATCCCAACATTGACATGCTATCTATGGACAAATAGCAGTTCTCAGAATCTAGTCAAGTTGCCATCATCCCCCTTGCCTTGGCCGTTCATAGTAGGTATGCATATGTTTGTTTCTGTAcagtactgtgtgtgtgtgtatatatatatacatctgtatGCACACATCTTTGATAAAATAGCTATTTGACTAGCAGGGTTAAAGTGGCTTTTAATTACTTCGTGAGTGTTATTGgatacatcttaaaaaaaaaatctgaaccaGAACCATGCCATACTTGGTTGACTATTTTGAGCATTAAAATTGCTTTACTAATTATTTAGACATTATCACAATTCTGTATCTTTACTGACTTAGGAAAGATTCACGTAAGCTCTGAAAAATCTGATTCTTTGGCAGATTTTCCTTTGAGTCAAGTGtctgaaatggaatgaaaatatATCCTAACTCTAAATTAATGTGGAaagagcattttttaaaacaatttcaattTTAAACACATAAAACTTTCAAGATCTTCAGGACTTTTTAAAgcacatttgaaattattttagtaaGAATTTTGTTTTATCAATATATGttgaattctgttttttaattaaatacaaaGCTTAGATTtcagaaagagagggaaaatagCTGGTGGTCCCAGAGTGTGCTGCTGTTAATTGTTTAACAAAGGGGAAAATGTACATAAACAGATAAAGTTACCATAAATTCCATGAACTTAAATCTGTGATTCATTGCCTTAAAACTTTCTCTCTTAGAATTTCCATACCGCATGCCAAACCagtaaaatggcttttaaaaatgtatagtagACAATGTCAGTTTGTATAAAAGTACcaagtgaaaatatttattacatgcattggaaaaaaattgtttacCTATTGAATGTTACCTGTTTATGTAGAGCTCTTTAGATGTAATAAAAGAAAAGCCTTCAGTTAATTTGTCTTCTGTAAAATAACACTGCTGGATGTTCAAGGCGACAATCCCTATGAGACAAGTGATAATGGTTTGTGCTTCCAAAGCACCTTTCATCCAGAGATTTCAAAGCATGACAAGTAACTAACTAATTTTCTTGCAGCATGCTTTGAGGTAAGTAATGAATATATAGCCATCATTTCCCTTTCTTGTTGAAATATGGCTAACTCTTTAATAAATCACAGCATCTGTTTAGTATCTGCAGTTTGAATGCTAAGAGCACCGTGGCCTTCTTGTAAACAACACTAGGTGCTAGAGAAACCAGCTGGAATTTCAGGAATGAGCTTGAAACCAGGACCAGGAGTAAGGTAACAGCCCTTCCTCGGGTAGAGGTTTGAATCAAACACTTAATAGGATCTTAGACTCTGGACCACTGAATCCCTTAATGAGCAGGGAGTCCGTGAAGAGGAGCCCCAGGTTCTAATGACCATTCCACACCAACTGTGTGTTTTTGGCAAGTTATATTTCAGATTCCTGTTAGGCAAATGAGATTCATAAAACTTGCTTTAAAACCATACTGGGACTACTCAGTGATAAATATAGACATAGAAAAGCTTTGACGGAAAGTACCCTCATTTATTATATCCAGAACTTGCTCTTCCTGTGCCATCTAAATCATTGGTATCTATCTCCCATCTAATCTTTGGTATTCCAGGTTGGCTGTGCAGGATTTACTTCCTAATGTCCATGACTGGAGCTCAAAAGAACTGTGGGCCTAGGACCTTTGAGCTTTGCCTGAAAGTGACAGCAGTTCTCTCGGCGGGGCCAGCATCTAACCGGCCCTCTGGTGGATTTACCATGAAGGTAATGAAGTTTAAGCACCAGGACCCTTCACTTGTTCTGGTCCTAGGAGCAGCCCCGgaaattctgcatttctgtttttgtattcTTAAGGCAGCCAAATCTTGTAAACCTCAGACCCCACAAAACATCTGCTCCTACACTGTGCGGACCTGGGCTTCCCAGCCAGATGGTCACAACTTCACCTAGTTGGCATTTGGGCCATTTATTTACCCTCACCCCCACAAAACTCTTTGGCTCCTAGGAATTCCTACTCTCCTTGCAGTTATGCTTGGGGAAATGAGAGTCTCCTTCCTCAGGGCCTTGTTTGGGTCTGAAGCCACACAGCATCGTTGAGACAGTTGCACTAACACTACAACTCTTGTTCCCTGCAGTTTTCCCTGTGCCCGGTGCCTTGTGAAAGATTTGTGTCTTGTACATCCTCCCAAAAGACACATCCCATTTGATTTGGTTTTCTTCTACTTTAGCCACTGTGGTACTACTAGACAAAGCCACAGCCCAGAGAACCCACTTTTGATACATACATGGATGCAAATCTTTGTACTTGAAGCCCTGCACCCCTACCTGTGTTGGTGTGGTACTCCAGCCCTTTTAGGACTGTGCTGGCACTATGAATGATCCAGATTTGACAAGTGTATGGCACCTCTGAATCTCTGGCAGCACCAACCTGGCACCTTCTAGCTGTGTAACTCACTCAAAGCCACTCCAGCTGGATGGACTCCCAGAAAGCCTAGTGCTCCTACTACTGTTTTCCAGGACTATTGTACCCTGGCCATTGCTGGTTACATCCCCTTATTTCTCTCCGTAAGTCCTGGGGAAGTGGCTTAAGGCTATGACCAGTGTGGGCCACTTGAGCAGACCATCCCGGAACCTCTCTGCCTGTTAACAGAGCCCAGGGAACAGCTCAGAATTCTCACAGCATTGGAAGCCCCCTTCTTGAGCTCTGCAAAACCAGTGAATTTAGCAGCTCACATCTGGTTTCCTTTGGTGTGGGGTGTAAAGTAGATCACTCTTCCTGCTCTCAGCTGATGCTGCCTCATTGTAGCATGTGTTTTCACTCTACACTCTGTGTTTATGAATGATAGCCTGAGCTATGTCACTATATCTGTTGAGATGGAAATGAGAATTTGTAAATGGGCCTCTGGCACTGCAAGAATTGTTGTCATAAGTGTTACAGCTTTCTGTTCGTTGCTGCTTCTCAGCTAGCACTGGCTTCATCTTGGAAAATCTTGGAAATATGGAAGATGGTTCTAGCCCCCAAATACAGAGTAAGTCTCTTGGTAGATTGCCCTTAAGTCATCAGCTCAATCCTTCCTCAACAGGCTCCATGAGGTAAGAAGTGGGAATCCAGCTTGTGTGGGGGGGTTTGAGGAGTGaaatgatttgcccaaagtcacagtgggaagcagcagagccaggactggaacCCAGGCCAGACTCCAAACCGCAGGCTCCTTCCATGCTTGAAAGGGCCGGACTCACGGTAGTTAATAAAATCAATACAAATCTTTTATTAAAGATCTACTCATACCATGGCTGAAATCATCTATTACTGTTGCTAGTTAGCCTCTCTTCTATAGTTGGGTAATGTTGTCTTGCCACTGTGTTTGCCATCTCTCCCAAGTgaaaagaacacattttttaaaaaaattaatcactcCAAGTTTTCAGGCCCAGGGGAGGCTCTCGCATTCTCCTCCTTCAATAGTCCCGTCCAGGAAGGGTGATCTTGTGGATAAATTCATCATACTTCACTTTGCCATTGGGTTCAATATGTGCTTCCCTGAAGAGATCATCCACTGCAATaaatcacatttaatttttcagtttggcTTTAGTGTTCCATTATAAAACAGTGAgttttttgggaactggagctcCCCTAAGGTCTTCCCTGAGCATGCAGTTGACTATTCCTATAGACCAGGAAGTAAACCAGTGAACAGAAAGGGACAACCCATCCCTGCACTCCTGAGACCCTTATTCCATTTTGAGCTAATCGGGCTTTCTGCAGGGGCAGGGAGTAGGGAGGTGTACTGGTAAGGATTCGGTCACTGATGCCAccgtgtgctttttttttttttttttaaacagtttcgctcttgttgcccaggctggagtgcagtggcacaatctcagttcactgcaacctctgcctcccaggttcaagcgattctcctgcctcaggctcccgagtagctgagcttacaggcaagtgccaccatgcccggctaatttttgtatttttagtagagacggggtttcaccatgttggccaggctggtcttgaactcctgacctcaggtgatccacccgcctcagcctcccaaagtgctgtgattacaggcgtgagccactgtgcctggcccaccctgtgcttttatttttattttttcatgaaaatatgaCCCCTGTGCCCGTATTTCTAGAATCCTTTGGCCTGGAGTTTTTACCTTCCGCAGCTCAGCCTGCAAACAGAGCGAACATCCTCCACAGTCCCAGGCTTCGGCCTGCTCCTCACTTGCCTGCCTTCTCCCCTAAGCCGGTGCTCCTCaccacctctgcccccaccccaagaGAGGACTTAGTGACAAGCACTGTCTGCTACCatcacctctaaaaaaaaaaaaaaaaaatgtttggggGATGGGGTttatatgagagaaaaataaatccaactCTGTTGAGAGCTCACAGCATACAAAACAAAACTGCCATTGTTCTCcatcactccaaaaaaaaaaaaaaatcacttcatttGCTTGTTTCTTCTGGTTCTGGATTCCTGGGATAAAATAATAGCTTGTCCCAGGCGTTGGCAAGAGCCATTTCAGCTTGTATTCTCCACAATGGCCTCTTGGGGCCAACCTACCATGGCTCTTTAGCCTGTCCTCATCTCACTGCCCTGTGTCAACTTCCCAGGCCTGGACACcttccacacacacacctccGGTCAGTTAGAAAATATCCTGTGATTCTCTGCTTAACTATCCTTCTCGAAAGTATAATCACCATGCCTTGGCCTAAGCTGATAGTAGTTCTGAGTATTTATTGGGAGAATGTTGAGGACAGTATAATTCATCTCATTTTGTGGAGAAGTTTCCACAATCAGCCAGGTGGCTAAAACCATCCTGGGGGATAGGCCAACATCAGCTCCAGGGCCAGTCACTGCAGCCTTTTCCCATCTGGGCGAGGGACAGCACTTAGCCAGGTGCCAAGTCTGAGGACACCTGAGTAGAACAGCCTTTCACTCCATCTCACTTCAGAGACCCATAGAAAGCCAAAGTGCTAAAGTCAGCCCATCCCAGGCCTCAGGGGAAGGCTTCACCCACAGCCATTCCAAGGATGCTTTTTAAACTGAAAATTGTCTTTCTTTCGATCACCCAGAAAAAGGATTCCTGCTGCTGGTATCATTCTTCCCATCTCCAGTGGCAAGTGGGAGGGAAATCGGTGTCCCTGCTTGTCTGGAACACAGCAGTTTCTGTGAAACAGTCCTCTGCTGGTTATTAGAGATGTATGTGAGTCTGGGGCCGTGGCATTGCTTAGGACAGAGATCATTAACCACAAAAAGAAGGCCCTGCTCCCTCTGCTGACTCCACCTGCTGTCTAGAGGGCCAGGCAGTGTCCTGGGGGGAGTCTGGGAGGGAAGGATAACCCATGTCTTCCCTATCCATGTGAAAACAGCCACGAGAGGTGAGCCTGGAAAAGCTGGGTATGGAGACCCAGCCTGGTGCTGGgcgattatttatttatttatggagataaagtctcattctgtcacccaagctggagtgtagtggcgcaagctcggctcactgcaacctccgcctcccggattcaagcgattctcctgcctcagcctcccgagtagctggggctacaggcgcctgccaccacgcctggctaatttttgtatgtcagGCAATTTTTAAACTCTGCAGCAATTTTTAAACTCTCTGCACTGTGCCTTAATGGCGGTAGCTAAAATCTGAGCAGAGTGATTTGTAGAGTGGTAGCTCAGAGGGACCTGAGGGGTCACCTACTGTACCCTCATTTCCAGCAAGGAAAGCGAGGTGGGAGAAAGGTTAGGAGACTTGCCTGAGGTCTCCCGGCACCCAGGATTCAAACCACAACCTCAAACCCCTCCTCCAGTGGTTTACTGTGATTTAACCAGAGACGGAAAGTCCGTCATATTGAAGCCTCTTTCCAGCACCCACTTGTGGCCAAGCCCAGCTCTCCTGTCCAAACCACAGGCAAGCAGGGCAGCCTACCTAGAAACCCCAGGCTCTAAGGTCGGGGTCCCTGGCCTCGGGCAGAGGCagagctggctggctggctgctgcGAACATGGCAGGGCTAGGCAGGAGGGTCCGCAGGCTGGAAGAACAAAGGCTGTAAATGGCCTGGTGTGGGGATCCCCTTGACAGTGTACAAAGGGCCTTCCTAGAAGACCCCAGGCCTCGTCCTGCTCTGAGGCAGGACAGCCTGCTAGGCTGCAGGAAGGTGCAAGGCAAAGACCCCTTCTCATGGGGCTCTGGAACCAGGAACCCTGCCTGTCTCGGCAGTTCTCCAACTGTCCTGGCAAAGTTCCCTGTGGAGCCCCTTTCTGGAAGAGCTTAGAGCAGCCTGAGTTGGAAAGGGAGCAAAGCAGCACCTCAATTCGGAAACTCGACCTCAGCAGCAACTGCAGAGACTGCTGTGATGGGAAGAAGGGCAGGGATGTCTAGACCTGCCTTCACTCCTGCGCCGCTGCTCGGGAGCCGCTCACTCCCCCTGCTTCTTTATCAGTAGAAGCAGGCATTTGTGCTCCCAGGGGTGTCATGCACTAGATGAAGCCCCACAGTGAGAGCTTGAACATAGGGGGAGACCAGACTGCACGCTCCAGCTGCTCTGCCCTGTGGGTTCCGAGCTGGGTTTCCCCTAGGCTGTCCCTTCACCCTGGCAGAATTCTCCCTGCGCCCTTCCAGCCCCTCTGGTTCTTCCCCACACCTAGTGTGGCATCTGCTCACAGTCTCCTGCGCGCGCATCAACAGAGGTGGTCTGTACCACCCTGGTGGCATCAGCTAGGCTTTGGTGCCCTCCTTCCAACTCCCTAACCCCCTCCGACTGTTGGGAGACAGGACCCAGCCTGTTACCTTCCTTGTGGGTGAGCTTCTCCCCCAGACTCATGAGTTTTGACCGCAGGTCGGACGCCATGATGTAACCTTTCTTCTCCTTGTCCGCCATCAACATGGCTAGAAGAATTTCTTTCTTTGGGTCTTCTTGTTTTATTTGCATGTGCATAATGGTCAGAAAAGTGGAGAAATCCAGCTCTCCATTTCCATCTAGGAAACCCGCAAACACAGCAGAGTGAGCAGAGGGAAAAAGACTCCTAGGAAGCCAGCTGGCCTCCTGCTGGACCTACACAGCCGGTTCAAGGTCAACTGAGCAGGGAACGCCAGGATGTGGCAGTGGTCACAGTGAAGAGGATGCATCCCCTCCCACCGAGTTCCCACGACGGGTCCCTCACTGGACTGGACATTCTTCATTTCAGCAACGTCCTCAGTGACGATGCTTATCATCACCCCAAAGCTCAAGGAAGTGGGTTCCCATCCACAGATGGAGGACTGGGCTCCTCTGCTCCCTTCTAGCGCTTCCCTCCTGCCCTGAACTGGAGGGAAACAGGTCCATGTGTGCATTCCACCTTTGACAGCCACCACAATACATCTACCAGGATGGATCAGCACCCCCACCTGGGGCCTCAAGCCTCAGTCCCAGGCTGGGCTGCTCATCTGCCTTCccctcactgcagtctccatcccagcccctcctccacGGGCCCTGGCTGGGATGTAACTGCAGGAAATCAAAACTTCCCCGGACTACAACTTCCTGTTTGGAGGGGACAGAAATCAAGGAAACCACCACCCCTTTGGAGCTGGACATGGGGGATCTCAGGTATCAGACCACTGAGCAACCCACCGCCAGGCTGCAGGCCTTCAGAGGCCCACCTGGGCCCAGCGTGGCCTGCCCCAGGGCGGGCTCCCAGCGCAACTGCAGGCATCCTCTAGTGGGGCCTCTGGTAACCCTAGCAGATGGTGGTGACCCCCCTGAGATGAGGAAGCTGGTGACCTGAGACTGAGCAGCAGCCTATGGGCTCCAGGTCAAGTGCTATTCCCAGCGGATGCCCTTCCCCTGCGCCAGTCCCTCCTTCCTGAGTGTCCAGCCCCCAATGCAAACAGCAACCCCAGGCTCTGAAACtactttttttcttagaaaaaacaaaacaaaacataaaacttgTTTCTGATTATGAAAAGCTGtatatgttctcattgttgaaaATACAGGAAACaacaataaaaggaataaaaatcacccataatccCATTACCAGAGAGAACCACTTGGTAACATCTTGGATGggttttctttcagcattttttttctagcaATAGTTTTTCTAAAAACTGTTGCATAGTTTTTAGGTCAGTCTTTGATATCAGAAGAATTGGGTACTAATCCTGATGCTATCATTGGCTCAAGAACTTAATGGCTGTAAACCTTGATCTTTGCTTGTAAAATGGAGTTAGGagaaagctgggcgcagtggctcaggcctctaaccccagcactttgggaggccgaggcaggcagatcacctgaggtcaggagttcgagaccagcctggccaacatggcaaaaccccatctctactaaaaatgcaaaaattagctaggcgtggtggcaggcacctgtaatcccagctacttgggaggctgaggcaggagaatcacttgaacctgggaggcagaggttgcagtgagccgagatctcaccactgcacttcagcttctcggtgacagagcaagactctgtcacccctcaaaaaaaaaaaaaagttaagagaaTGCCTACTTCATAGGGTTTTTGGAGCTAAGCACATGACAAATACTCAACAAAGGGAAATGTTTCTATAAAACAACATGGGATCGCTGTCAGCGTGATTTTTCTCTGGGTTTGATAAGTCTGTTGGAACACCTAGATCCCGAGGTCTGTGAGATGGGGTATCACTGGTTGCTATGAGGATTCCAGGAAGCCCAAGTGAGGTACGGCACTCCTGGTCTGGGGCTGCCACAGCTGGGTCCCCAGGAGGCCTCCCTGCCACCTGCCCCTCAAACTGCTGAGCTTTTCACACCTCTGCTGTCTGCACCCACCTGCTgggcccctcccctctccccgttGTTCCCACCACCACTCACCTATCCCGTGGGTCTGCAGGTGCCGCTGCACCTCCCCTGGCGTCGGGCTGGCCCCCAGGCACCTCATGGCCACCATGAGGTCAGTGGCTTTTATCTTCCCCCTCTGCTGCTTGTCATACAGGGAGAAGCATTCCTTGTACTCTGCACACGGCCCAGAGGGAGGGTCAGCAGTGTCTGGTCACTCTCCGCCCATGCCGCCCTCCCCATCCTTAGTCTCTTCTCcctcttttccccttccttttgcctactccctccatccctctctctcctcccaaggGTGCTAGATACAGCAAATGAAAATACAAGACTGCCAAGTTAAACTGAATTCAGATAAACACTGAATATACTTTTATTGTATGCCCCAAATTTTGCATAGGACATATACTTCTATTGGAAAAGTATTTGTTGTTTGtctgaaattctaatttaactgggtgtcctgtattttatctggctccccttccctttctccctactccctcccttccttctccctccccctccctgccaACCCACAGGACTGGAACTCCCAGGACAGTGCCCCTCCAGGGCCCACAGGGGAGAGCAGGAACCCACAGCAAGGTGTCCAGACCCCCAGGGGACCTCTGCAAACACAACTTTTCTGGACAATGGGAATAATAAGGCCTCAGGATTACTGTGAGAGCCAGAAATCCCAGGAGGCCTGCCAGAGAGTGGCCTTCATATGAtgatattatcatcatcatcagagCTGGGGCATTTCTGAGCCTATtgcccctgccctggcctccagGCTGCTGAACCCTCAAGCTGTCCTTGGACTCGGGCCCTGGTCCTGTTCTTAGAGACTTCAAAGGGTCCTGCTGGGAAATTCTCCCAGGGTCTGAAGCCCTTTCTCCTTCGGTACTTGGTGGAGGTGGAAGGCAGCCGGAGCTAAGGCTCCCCTAAACCCACAGACTCCCGGCCTGACACAGCCATCCCATGGGCTCCCGGCCCTGGGAAGCCCAGGAAGGCCAGCTGGGAGTTCAGGAAAAGTCCCTGGACCGCACTGACTGAGCATCTGATTTAGGGGTAGGTGGGGCTGCCATCATGACAGGGAGATTCTCGTCCAGCCCAGACGAGGCACCCGGGCCTGTGGGTGGAGCCGTGGACACACAGTGGCCTGGCGCTGGCCCTCCCAGGCTGGGGCTCAGGGCTCtgttctctctcctgcttctcaCACCACCCAGGTAGGTCCTTAGAGGCCTGGACACTAATAGCCCCTTAGCTGATGACAGCAACAATGACAATTCACGTTGCTGAGCACTCCACCCCCAGGCCCTCGCTTCATCCCCGCAACCCTGTGATGCGCCCCCTCATATTCCCATGTGCGGACAGGACATTGAGGGCTGGAACACTGAGAGCCTGGCTGTGGGCAACTCTGCCCACCAGGCCACACTGCCTTCGGTTCCAGGGCAGACACCACTGAGTGCAGCAGGGTGAGGGAGAGGATGCAGAAGGAGCCCCCCAAATCCCCAGCCCAGACCAGGGGTCCCTTCATATTCCCTAATGAAGGCACTCAGGCCTCCCTGGTAGGATTTCAGGGGGGTCACTAAAGACAGGCAGATTGCCACGTACCATTTAGAGACAAATTCGTGGCCTTTGTGGAGAGACTGAGAGGAAACCCCCAGCCCCGCACAACTGCCCTTTCAGAACATTCCAGAGCCTGAGCTTCCGAAGGGGCAAACCAAAGTCAGGACCAGGTGGCAGGGGCCGAAAAGGCCCAGGGGAAGCAGGGCCAGAGCCTGGCCTAAGACCCCAGCTTTGGTTCCCATAAAACCCAATTGCCTGCAAGAGGGCTCAGTGCCAGAGGGGACAATGCCATCACCTCACGTcagggggacagagagagggCTGCCCCaatcacagagcttaaccttagCACTACAGGGGGTACCCCTGGGGACCTCTCATGGCCACCCTCACCTTGTCTTTCTGTCTGGGTTTGCCCTTGGGTGAGGGTGGGCCCAAGGCCCACTGCTCTCCCTGCCTGACCTGTGCTGGAAGGTGCTCATCACACCCTTGGGGTCCAGAATCAGCCTGGATCTGCAGATGGGGGC
This region includes:
- the CALML4 gene encoding calmodulin-like protein 4 isoform X1, whose product is MAAEHLLPGPPPSLADFGLEAGGKGTERGSGSSKPTGSSRGPRMAKFLSQDQINEYKECFSLYDKQQRGKIKATDLMVAMRCLGASPTPGEVQRHLQTHGIDGNGELDFSTFLTIMHMQIKQEDPKKEILLAMLMADKEKKGYIMASDLRSKLMSLGEKLTHKEVDDLFREAHIEPNGKVKYDEFIHKITLPGRDY
- the CALML4 gene encoding calmodulin-like protein 4 isoform X4, giving the protein MHMQIKQEDPKKEILLAMLMADKEKKGYIMASDLRSKLMSLGEKLTHKEVDDLFREAHIEPNGKVKYDEFIHKITLPGRDY
- the CALML4 gene encoding calmodulin-like protein 4 isoform X3; translated protein: MVAMRCLGASPTPGEVQRHLQTHGIDGNGELDFSTFLTIMHMQIKQEDPKKEILLAMLMADKEKKGYIMASDLRSKLMSLGEKLTHKEVDDLFREAHIEPNGKVKYDEFIHKITLPGRDY
- the CALML4 gene encoding calmodulin-like protein 4 isoform X2 codes for the protein MAAEHLLPGPPPSLADFGLEAGGKGTERGSGSSKPTGSSRGPRMAKFLSQDQINDGNGELDFSTFLTIMHMQIKQEDPKKEILLAMLMADKEKKGYIMASDLRSKLMSLGEKLTHKEVDDLFREAHIEPNGKVKYDEFIHKITLPGRDY